In the Streptomyces sp. cg36 genome, one interval contains:
- a CDS encoding stealth family protein, which yields MRNPEAPRLLGVYRRAVPESVRKAIVAQVDADMRRRVKMRIAGGAAVAEKMRAARVTKRYQTLASGADRAVVHVGKDPKVALVQPGVTPLTARRANLDAVLRALHAAGLDHFCVRGRSETAAAVAVREDDRTAVLKVLEALCGDQPGYVTHVKGNNPVPETSLPGYEDATWRRFKTAGTVRVTWYRTDDTHRLVLGNRYGCDIEFWHEEEGRLVPPRVGKLTEDLALQGPTTRISEAYFTHLAPREAPDAAQVPTRAEFAIHPTDEITFPIDVVYTWVNGADPAWLRRRARFAGETYHAEAANAARYLSRDELRYSLRSLHMYAPWVRNIYLVTDDQTPEWLDTTQPGIKVVSHKEIFRDPGLLPTFNSHAIESQLHHIEGLAEHFLYFNDDVMLGNEVTPQDFFLSSGLTKFFPSPALVPLGARTPEDPPVAAAGKNNRRLIEERYGAVVVQKMKHMPHPLRRSLLTEIETEFEPEYRYTEASRFRSEDDISISSSLHHYYAYHTQRAVPSELPYTYLDLTHPWTETRLGRLLANRDKTVFCVNDTVSTEQDVHEQKDLITPFLDAYFPVRSPYEK from the coding sequence GTGCGTAATCCCGAGGCACCGAGACTGCTGGGGGTCTACCGGCGGGCCGTGCCCGAGAGCGTCCGCAAGGCGATCGTGGCGCAGGTCGACGCCGACATGCGCCGCCGCGTCAAGATGCGCATCGCCGGCGGCGCCGCCGTCGCCGAGAAGATGCGCGCCGCCCGCGTCACCAAGCGCTACCAGACCCTCGCCTCCGGCGCCGACCGCGCGGTCGTGCACGTCGGCAAGGACCCCAAGGTCGCCCTGGTCCAGCCCGGAGTCACCCCGCTGACGGCCCGCCGCGCCAACCTCGACGCCGTGCTGCGGGCCCTGCACGCGGCCGGTCTCGACCACTTCTGCGTCCGGGGCCGCTCGGAGACCGCCGCCGCCGTCGCCGTCCGCGAGGACGACCGCACGGCCGTGCTGAAGGTCCTCGAAGCGCTCTGCGGCGACCAGCCCGGCTACGTCACCCACGTCAAGGGCAACAACCCGGTCCCCGAGACCTCCCTGCCCGGCTACGAGGACGCCACCTGGCGCCGGTTCAAGACCGCCGGGACCGTCCGCGTCACCTGGTACCGCACGGACGACACCCACCGCCTCGTCCTCGGCAACCGCTACGGCTGCGACATCGAGTTCTGGCACGAGGAGGAGGGCCGGCTGGTGCCGCCGCGGGTCGGCAAGCTCACCGAGGACCTCGCCCTCCAGGGCCCCACCACCCGGATCTCCGAGGCGTACTTCACCCACCTCGCCCCGCGCGAGGCCCCCGACGCCGCCCAGGTGCCCACCCGCGCCGAGTTCGCCATCCACCCCACCGACGAGATCACCTTCCCGATCGACGTCGTCTACACCTGGGTGAACGGCGCGGACCCGGCCTGGCTGCGCCGCCGCGCCCGGTTCGCGGGCGAGACCTACCACGCCGAGGCCGCCAACGCCGCGCGCTATCTGAGCCGCGACGAGCTGCGCTACTCGCTGCGCTCGCTGCACATGTACGCGCCGTGGGTGCGCAACATCTACCTCGTCACCGACGACCAGACCCCGGAGTGGCTGGACACCACGCAGCCCGGCATCAAGGTCGTCAGCCACAAGGAGATCTTCCGCGACCCGGGTCTGCTGCCCACCTTCAACTCGCACGCCATCGAGAGCCAGCTCCACCACATCGAGGGCCTTGCCGAGCACTTCCTGTACTTCAACGACGACGTGATGCTCGGCAACGAGGTCACCCCGCAGGACTTCTTCCTCTCCAGCGGCCTCACCAAGTTCTTCCCGTCGCCCGCCCTCGTACCGCTGGGCGCGCGCACCCCCGAGGACCCGCCGGTGGCCGCCGCGGGCAAGAACAACCGGCGGCTGATCGAGGAGCGGTACGGGGCGGTGGTCGTGCAGAAGATGAAGCACATGCCGCACCCGCTGCGGCGCAGCCTGCTCACCGAGATCGAGACGGAGTTCGAGCCGGAGTACCGCTACACCGAGGCGAGCCGGTTCCGCTCGGAGGACGACATCTCCATCTCGTCGTCGCTGCACCACTACTACGCGTACCACACGCAGCGCGCGGTGCCCTCCGAACTCCCGTACACCTACCTCGACTTGACGCATCCCTGGACCGAGACGCGGCTCGGGCGCCTGCTCGCCAACCGGGACAAGACGGTGTTCTGCGTCAACGACACGGTCTCCACCGAGCAGGACGTGCACGAGCAGAAGGATCT
- the obgE gene encoding GTPase ObgE has product MTTFVDRVELHVAAGNGGHGCASVHREKFKPLGGPDGGNGGRGGDVILVVDQSVTTLLDYHHSPHRKATNGAPGAGDNRSGKDGQDLVLPVPDGTVVLDKDGNVLADLVGQGTTFVAGQGGRGGLGNAALASARRKAPGFALLGEPGEARDVVMELKTVADVALVGYPSAGKSSLISVLSAAKPKIADYPFTTLVPNLGVVTAGSTVYTIADVPGLIPGASQGKGLGLEFLRHVERCSVLVHVLDTATLESERDPVSDLDVIEDELKQYGGLEDRPRVVVLNKIDIPDGQDLADMIRGDLEERGYRVFEVSAVARTGLKELSFALAGIVAEARAAKPVEEATRIVIRPKAVDDAGFTVTYDEAGEVYRVRGEKPERWIRQTDFNNDEAVGYLADRLNRLGVEDQLMKAGARAGDAVAIGPEENAVVFDWEPTMMAGAEMLGRRGEDHRLEAPRPAAQRRRDREAERDEAQQEFDEFKPF; this is encoded by the coding sequence GGTAACGGAGGCCACGGCTGCGCCTCCGTGCACCGGGAGAAGTTCAAGCCGCTCGGCGGCCCCGACGGCGGCAACGGCGGCCGGGGCGGCGACGTCATCCTGGTCGTCGACCAGTCGGTGACCACGCTCCTCGACTACCACCACAGCCCGCACCGCAAGGCCACCAACGGTGCGCCCGGCGCCGGTGACAACCGCTCCGGCAAGGACGGCCAGGACCTGGTCCTGCCCGTCCCGGACGGCACCGTCGTCCTCGACAAGGACGGCAACGTGCTCGCCGACCTCGTCGGCCAGGGCACCACCTTCGTCGCCGGCCAGGGCGGTCGCGGCGGCCTCGGCAACGCGGCGCTGGCCTCCGCCCGCCGCAAGGCCCCCGGCTTCGCGCTGCTCGGCGAGCCCGGCGAGGCCCGTGACGTGGTCATGGAGCTGAAGACCGTCGCCGACGTGGCCCTGGTGGGCTACCCCAGCGCCGGCAAGTCCTCGCTGATCTCGGTGCTCTCCGCCGCCAAGCCGAAGATCGCGGACTACCCGTTCACCACCCTGGTCCCCAACCTCGGCGTGGTCACCGCGGGCTCCACCGTCTACACCATCGCCGACGTCCCCGGCCTCATCCCCGGCGCCAGCCAGGGCAAGGGCCTGGGCCTGGAGTTCCTGCGCCACGTCGAGCGCTGCTCGGTGCTGGTGCACGTGCTGGACACCGCGACGCTGGAGTCCGAGCGCGACCCGGTCTCCGACCTCGACGTCATCGAGGACGAGCTGAAGCAGTACGGCGGCCTGGAGGACCGGCCCCGCGTCGTCGTCCTCAACAAGATCGACATCCCGGACGGCCAGGACCTCGCCGACATGATCCGCGGCGACCTGGAGGAGCGCGGCTACCGCGTCTTCGAGGTCTCCGCCGTCGCCCGCACCGGGCTGAAGGAGCTCTCCTTCGCGCTCGCCGGGATCGTCGCCGAGGCGCGCGCCGCCAAGCCCGTCGAGGAGGCCACCCGGATCGTGATCCGCCCCAAGGCGGTCGACGACGCGGGCTTCACCGTCACCTACGACGAGGCCGGCGAGGTCTACCGGGTGCGCGGCGAGAAGCCGGAGCGCTGGATCCGCCAGACCGACTTCAACAACGACGAGGCCGTCGGCTACCTCGCCGACCGCCTCAACCGCCTCGGCGTCGAGGACCAGCTGATGAAGGCGGGCGCCCGCGCGGGCGACGCCGTCGCCATCGGCCCCGAGGAGAACGCGGTCGTCTTCGACTGGGAGCCCACGATGATGGCGGGCGCGGAGATGCTCGGCCGCCGCGGCGAGGACCACCGTCTCGAAGCCCCGCGCCCGGCCGCCCAGCGCCGCCGCGACCGCGAGGCGGAGCGGGACGAGGCCCAGCAGGAGTTCGACGAGTTCAAGCCGTTCTGA